The following coding sequences are from one Candidatus Dependentiae bacterium window:
- the mnmA gene encoding tRNA 2-thiouridine(34) synthase MnmA, which translates to MERNMNIAVLVSGGVDSSVALRLLQEQGHNVTAFYLKIWLEDELAYLGDCPWEQDLSYVRKVCDQAKVNLEVVNLQREYFDHVVKYAIAETKAGKTPNPDVFCNVMIKFGFFIDYIDKTYPGKFDKIASGHYAQLTQKDDVFYLKKAPDTIKDQTYFLSHLKQDQLKRIVFPIGHLEKSEVRKLAQNYNLPNKDRKDSQGICFLGKLKFNEFLNHYLGEKPGDKVEYETGTILGQHKGFWYHTIGQRQGSGLSGGPWYVVDKDPIKNIVYFSRNYFAQDKKRNQLTVSDLNWFAGKAPEKTGLSVKLRHGPNMHSCTISAHHGDVGDVIVTLHENDQGIAPGQIAAFYDGDICLGAGIIKS; encoded by the coding sequence ATGGAAAGAAATATGAATATTGCCGTATTAGTTTCAGGTGGTGTCGATAGCTCAGTTGCTTTGCGTTTATTGCAAGAACAAGGGCATAATGTCACCGCATTTTACCTTAAAATCTGGTTGGAAGATGAACTTGCTTATTTGGGCGATTGTCCTTGGGAGCAAGATTTATCTTACGTACGCAAAGTGTGCGATCAAGCTAAAGTGAATCTTGAGGTTGTTAATTTGCAAAGAGAGTACTTTGATCATGTGGTCAAATATGCTATTGCTGAAACTAAAGCGGGCAAAACGCCAAATCCTGATGTGTTCTGTAATGTTATGATCAAATTTGGTTTTTTCATTGATTACATTGATAAAACATATCCAGGCAAATTCGATAAAATTGCATCAGGGCATTATGCACAACTGACACAAAAAGATGATGTTTTTTATCTTAAAAAAGCGCCTGATACCATTAAAGATCAAACCTACTTCCTTTCACACCTCAAACAAGATCAGTTAAAACGTATAGTTTTTCCGATTGGTCATTTGGAAAAAAGTGAAGTGCGTAAATTGGCTCAAAATTACAATCTCCCGAACAAAGATAGAAAAGACAGCCAGGGCATCTGCTTTTTAGGAAAACTCAAATTCAATGAATTTTTGAACCATTATCTGGGAGAAAAACCGGGTGACAAGGTTGAATATGAAACGGGAACTATTCTTGGGCAACATAAAGGATTCTGGTATCACACGATTGGGCAACGTCAAGGTTCAGGCCTTTCGGGCGGTCCGTGGTATGTTGTGGACAAAGATCCGATAAAAAATATTGTATATTTTTCTCGCAACTATTTTGCACAAGATAAAAAACGTAATCAATTAACTGTTTCAGATCTTAATTGGTTTGCCGGCAAAGCTCCTGAAAAAACCGGTTTATCAGTGAAATTGCGCCATGGGCCAAATATGCATAGTTGTACTATTTCAGCACATCATGGTGATGTTGGTGATGTTATCGTAACATTGCATGAAAATGATCAAGGGATTGCACCAGGGCAAATAGCAGCGTTTTATGATGGTGATATCTGCTTGGGTGCAGGAATAATCAAAAGTTGA
- a CDS encoding YetF domain-containing protein has product MLNGIDFSMVSLASIFFMMVRATIIYFLGIIFARFNKKLVGVRNPFNFVIFVMLGSMLAQAIVFPEFFIPILCSLFFLIVLNICITMLVFHVPFLELLIKGKPVKLVVNGKIQSRAMEKNSITKDELLNELQTQLQTRDLKRVESAVLASDGTIKFTVKED; this is encoded by the coding sequence ATGTTAAATGGAATAGATTTTTCTATGGTGTCATTAGCGAGTATTTTTTTTATGATGGTGCGTGCAACTATTATCTATTTTTTAGGTATTATTTTTGCTCGTTTTAATAAAAAATTGGTAGGAGTTCGCAATCCATTTAACTTTGTTATATTTGTAATGCTTGGCTCTATGCTTGCACAGGCGATTGTTTTTCCGGAGTTTTTTATACCGATTTTATGCAGTTTATTCTTTTTGATTGTATTAAATATATGTATAACGATGTTGGTGTTTCATGTACCCTTTCTTGAGCTGTTAATAAAAGGAAAACCGGTTAAATTGGTGGTTAACGGTAAGATTCAATCGAGAGCTATGGAAAAAAATTCTATTACAAAAGATGAACTGCTCAATGAGCTGCAAACTCAGTTACAGACGCGTGATCTTAAAAGGGTTGAGTCTGCTGTATTAGCGAGTGATGGTACTATTAAGTTTACGGTGAAAGAAGATTGA
- a CDS encoding metal ABC transporter permease — MISLLHDICMDYTLRTIIIGTALFGITSAIIGSFAFMQKQSLLGDVISHATLPGIVLAFFFTQSKQPIVLLMGGALSAILGTSLMYVIIQKTTLKKDAALGIILSVFFGFGLVLLTWVQQFPNAQHGMLIKYIFGNASTLMQHDLHVIGFVCLLICTTIALLWKECKLVVFDAAYAQCIGYPVLTIQCILIFLTIICIIVGLQLVGVILMSSFLIAPSAAARQWTTKFGSMVLLAMFFGFFSSVSGALISAQYEQLPTGPVIVVVASIIVFISLMCAPKRGVYKKIKRQRTINRHIPECPLEQKS, encoded by the coding sequence ATGATTTCATTATTACACGATATATGCATGGATTATACTTTGCGTACGATCATAATCGGCACGGCACTTTTTGGTATAACAAGTGCAATCATTGGTTCTTTTGCATTCATGCAAAAACAAAGCTTACTCGGTGATGTTATTTCACACGCCACACTACCGGGTATTGTATTGGCCTTCTTTTTTACGCAAAGCAAGCAACCAATTGTTCTTTTGATGGGTGGCGCTCTGTCGGCAATATTGGGTACATCACTCATGTATGTTATCATACAGAAAACCACCCTCAAAAAAGATGCCGCGTTGGGTATTATTTTATCTGTATTTTTTGGATTTGGCTTAGTGTTACTCACTTGGGTGCAACAATTTCCTAACGCACAACATGGCATGTTGATTAAATACATTTTTGGCAATGCATCGACACTCATGCAACATGATCTGCATGTCATCGGTTTTGTTTGTTTATTAATCTGCACAACAATTGCTTTGCTTTGGAAAGAATGCAAACTGGTGGTTTTTGATGCAGCATATGCTCAATGCATTGGTTATCCAGTCTTAACCATACAATGCATACTGATTTTTTTAACTATCATTTGCATTATTGTTGGTTTACAATTGGTAGGTGTTATATTAATGAGTAGTTTTTTGATTGCGCCATCAGCTGCAGCACGTCAATGGACTACAAAATTTGGTTCTATGGTGTTACTTGCTATGTTTTTCGGTTTTTTTTCTTCAGTTTCAGGTGCTTTAATAAGTGCACAATATGAGCAACTACCAACCGGACCTGTTATTGTAGTTGTTGCGAGTATTATTGTTTTTATTTCACTTATGTGCGCACCAAAACGTGGTGTGTATAAAAAAATTAAACGCCAACGAACTATCAACAGGCATATTCCCGAATGCCCTTTAGAGCAAAAATCATGA
- a CDS encoding ankyrin repeat domain-containing protein: protein MTKKNLYLLMLAFFTSALYPMDDKKKEPSESPAKKTGRDLNAYNKNEETPLSIALRKNTEESHERIKKLLDLGADPNRPATTKMWTPLMIATRQNDTQAMQMLLDAGANEDIAINGKSALQIAQNYNCSDAEKLLLSQPLNKKLMQACINNNAQTAHKLIDQGANGLLTVSGGNNLAHIAVKYNAHEVLTVLTQKTNIDLDAYNQNNETPLSIALRKKNRSLNTIQALLNKACPNRPATKSMWTPLMIATRQNDTQAMQILLDAGANENITINKKNALQIALQHNYPHAADILLTYGAKTKYHPFQLLFTQNGTFRENTEQDYLPILQVLKKHGINFNQPITIDQTTEPFIIHLLRYTADIILIEYLLIYGAQVDQTEIEAIYSSIKRVGLNPNVSDEKKAKQIAILMGKLHACLQYTKEIYKMPNGNTILIQAIEDKMPLPFIYNIITDCPHYHAEQDTKGQHALHHIALLDQTHPKVQNLTLKIIDTLSACLNIKDHKGRTPLMLAQEDPEIIARMLLNNANVNVQDKDGDTSLIYNIMRISPVEVDLLEGTQQLRDTQKRSPIDMQKIALDKATRNLNLMRSFNQANLSFFSHIYFLPIDALEKEAEEKVQHLATIKDLLQHNQTEETNKVQKESRKIIRGQLNLNPRNMRNRQLGSGYIKLRSLPKE from the coding sequence ATGACTAAAAAAAATCTATATTTACTTATGTTAGCGTTTTTCACCTCGGCTTTATACCCAATGGATGATAAAAAGAAAGAGCCTTCAGAGTCACCTGCTAAAAAAACTGGTCGCGACCTTAATGCCTACAACAAAAATGAAGAAACTCCACTCAGTATTGCTTTGCGCAAAAACACAGAAGAGTCCCACGAAAGAATAAAAAAATTATTAGACCTCGGTGCTGATCCAAACAGACCGGCAACTACCAAAATGTGGACCCCATTGATGATTGCAACACGTCAAAATGATACACAAGCAATGCAAATGCTGCTTGATGCCGGCGCAAATGAAGATATCGCAATCAATGGAAAAAGTGCTCTACAGATTGCGCAAAACTATAACTGCTCTGATGCCGAAAAATTACTACTCAGTCAACCATTAAATAAAAAGTTGATGCAAGCTTGCATCAATAATAACGCACAAACAGCTCATAAACTTATTGATCAAGGTGCAAATGGCCTGCTTACAGTATCTGGCGGTAATAATCTTGCGCATATTGCAGTAAAATATAATGCACATGAAGTACTGACTGTCTTAACTCAAAAAACCAACATCGACCTTGATGCCTATAACCAAAATAACGAAACACCATTAAGCATCGCATTACGCAAAAAAAATAGATCGCTAAATACAATACAAGCCCTATTGAACAAAGCTTGCCCAAATCGACCTGCAACAAAAAGTATGTGGACGCCATTGATGATTGCAACGCGTCAAAATGATACACAAGCAATGCAAATACTGCTTGATGCCGGCGCAAATGAAAATATTACAATCAATAAAAAAAATGCTTTACAGATTGCATTACAGCACAATTATCCACACGCAGCTGACATCTTATTAACCTATGGTGCAAAAACAAAATATCACCCATTTCAACTTCTGTTTACTCAAAATGGTACATTCAGAGAAAACACCGAACAAGATTACTTGCCTATATTACAAGTTTTGAAAAAACACGGCATCAATTTTAATCAGCCAATTACGATTGATCAAACAACAGAGCCTTTCATCATTCATTTATTACGATATACAGCAGATATAATTCTTATCGAGTATTTGCTTATATACGGCGCACAAGTTGATCAAACAGAAATAGAGGCTATCTATTCTAGCATCAAAAGGGTTGGTCTAAACCCAAACGTATCTGATGAAAAAAAAGCAAAGCAAATAGCGATTTTAATGGGAAAACTACATGCTTGCTTACAATACACAAAAGAGATATACAAAATGCCCAATGGCAATACAATATTGATACAGGCAATAGAAGACAAAATGCCCTTACCATTCATTTACAACATAATTACAGATTGTCCTCATTATCATGCAGAACAAGATACAAAAGGACAACATGCTTTACATCATATAGCTCTATTGGACCAAACTCATCCAAAAGTTCAAAATTTAACACTTAAAATAATTGATACATTATCCGCATGCCTAAACATCAAAGATCATAAAGGTCGTACACCACTCATGCTTGCGCAAGAAGATCCAGAAATTATAGCACGCATGCTTTTAAACAATGCTAATGTAAATGTCCAGGATAAAGATGGAGACACTTCGTTAATTTACAACATAATGAGAATATCTCCTGTTGAAGTTGATTTATTGGAAGGAACACAACAATTAAGAGACACTCAAAAAAGAAGTCCTATAGATATGCAAAAAATAGCTCTCGACAAAGCTACTCGAAATTTAAATCTAATGCGCTCTTTCAATCAAGCAAATTTATCCTTTTTCAGTCACATATACTTTTTACCTATCGATGCATTAGAAAAAGAAGCTGAAGAAAAAGTACAACATTTAGCTACAATCAAAGATCTATTACAACACAATCAAACAGAAGAAACTAACAAGGTTCAAAAAGAAAGTCGAAAAATCATACGAGGGCAGCTAAATCTCAATCCAAGAAACATGCGCAACCGACAATTAGGATCCGGTTATATAAAACTAAGATCTTTACCCAAAGAATAA
- a CDS encoding zinc ABC transporter substrate-binding protein, with the protein MQKQSIFIAAVIISITAVSIFFFPTIYQQNNNSSLHVTVTTSIIADAVTQIAGKHITVHTLMGPGIDPHSYHARLSDIRALLSSDIILYNGLHLEGKMASILEKMQTMKPTYAVANIIDQTKLIQSDEFDGIYDPHIWFDVTLWIEVIAYITDILIKHDQTNAKIYRHNYASYVTQLQKMHHRIQTKIKEIPKKDRFLVTTHDAFSYFGRIYDINVIALQGINLDAEPCITDIQQLVQVIVKNNIKTIFVESSLPHRSMQAISQAVHAYGWQVQIGDELYSDALGPQHSDAHTYIGMLKHNVNSVVNGLNSR; encoded by the coding sequence ATGCAAAAACAATCGATATTTATTGCAGCAGTTATAATTTCTATAACTGCTGTTTCCATATTTTTTTTCCCGACCATATACCAGCAAAATAATAATAGTTCACTACATGTAACCGTAACAACAAGTATTATTGCCGATGCGGTCACACAGATTGCCGGCAAACACATTACAGTGCATACATTAATGGGTCCGGGTATTGATCCGCATTCATATCATGCACGATTGAGTGATATACGTGCATTATTATCATCAGATATAATTTTGTATAACGGTTTACATTTGGAAGGTAAAATGGCCAGTATTTTGGAAAAAATGCAAACCATGAAGCCAACATATGCTGTAGCGAACATCATTGATCAAACGAAACTGATTCAATCTGATGAATTTGATGGTATATATGATCCACACATTTGGTTTGATGTAACGCTATGGATAGAAGTAATTGCATATATTACCGATATTTTAATTAAACATGATCAAACAAACGCAAAAATATATAGACATAATTACGCTAGTTATGTGACACAATTGCAAAAAATGCACCATAGAATACAAACCAAAATTAAAGAGATCCCTAAGAAGGATAGATTTTTGGTAACAACACATGATGCATTTTCCTATTTTGGCCGTATATACGATATTAATGTAATTGCATTACAAGGTATCAATTTAGACGCAGAACCATGCATCACCGACATACAACAGTTAGTACAAGTTATTGTAAAAAACAATATAAAAACTATTTTTGTTGAATCATCATTACCGCATCGCAGCATGCAAGCAATTAGTCAAGCAGTTCACGCTTATGGTTGGCAGGTACAGATTGGTGATGAACTTTATTCTGATGCACTCGGTCCACAACATTCAGATGCTCATACATACATCGGAATGCTCAAACATAATGTAAACTCAGTTGTAAATGGCCTCAATTCACGGTAA
- a CDS encoding ATP-binding protein: MFIKRQIQGTLLKYAQGYPAIAILGPRQSGKTTLAKEIFKNHLYISLENINQRTFAQDDPEKFLRTNENEYGLILDEIQQVPELLSYIQTHIDTYDRPGYFILTGSQNFILHQSISQTLAGRIAITTLLPLSIEELKNASLLPNSPEALILKGFYPRIYAKDLEPEPWYIHYTTTYIERDVRQIVNVNDLSTFERFLQLCAGRIGQLVNFSSLASDAGISHNTARSWLSILQASYIIFLLQPHHKNFNKRLVKSPKLYFYDTGLACSLLGISEEKQLKTHYMVGGLFESLVISDIFKNIYNAGKKPKVYFWRDSHGHEVDCIIERGTELIPIEIKSGETITKNFFNGLYKWNNLSDTDPEKNYLIYGGTENQIRSKGKVLNWKSIANLDI; encoded by the coding sequence ATGTTTATAAAACGTCAAATACAAGGTACATTACTAAAATATGCTCAAGGATATCCGGCAATTGCCATTTTGGGACCTCGACAATCGGGAAAAACGACACTCGCCAAAGAAATATTCAAAAATCATCTGTATATTTCCTTGGAAAACATAAATCAACGTACATTTGCCCAAGATGATCCTGAAAAATTCTTAAGAACAAATGAAAATGAATATGGCCTCATATTGGATGAAATTCAACAAGTCCCTGAACTTCTTTCTTATATCCAAACGCACATTGATACATATGATAGACCCGGCTATTTTATTTTAACCGGATCTCAAAACTTTATTTTACACCAATCAATTTCACAAACATTAGCCGGCAGAATAGCTATAACCACCTTATTGCCCTTATCAATTGAAGAATTAAAAAATGCATCTTTACTTCCCAATAGTCCGGAAGCACTTATATTGAAAGGTTTCTATCCACGTATATATGCGAAAGACCTGGAGCCTGAACCATGGTATATACATTATACTACAACATATATTGAACGGGATGTGCGTCAAATAGTTAATGTAAATGACCTAAGTACATTCGAAAGATTTCTTCAACTTTGTGCCGGACGCATCGGCCAATTAGTTAATTTCTCTTCATTAGCAAGTGATGCCGGCATTTCACACAATACTGCTCGATCATGGCTTTCAATATTGCAAGCAAGTTATATTATATTTTTACTACAGCCACATCATAAAAACTTTAATAAACGATTGGTTAAATCACCCAAGCTTTATTTTTATGATACAGGACTGGCCTGCTCATTACTGGGCATAAGCGAAGAAAAGCAACTTAAAACGCATTATATGGTAGGGGGCTTGTTCGAATCCTTAGTGATATCTGATATATTTAAAAACATATACAATGCAGGTAAAAAACCAAAAGTATATTTCTGGCGAGACAGTCACGGACATGAAGTCGATTGCATTATTGAACGCGGAACAGAACTTATTCCTATAGAAATCAAATCAGGAGAAACGATTACTAAAAACTTCTTCAACGGACTCTATAAATGGAATAATCTCTCAGACACTGATCCGGAAAAAAATTATTTAATTTATGGTGGGACTGAAAATCAAATAAGATCAAAAGGTAAAGTGCTCAATTGGAAATCAATTGCGAATCTGGACATATAA
- a CDS encoding nucleotide exchange factor GrpE: MESNNNAPEMNEKAACYLENDTQNEPAEFQESASESATEQTEHNEELQAQLDACKVESHEWKNKFMLISADMQNYKRRIEKEQSMWTRRAQEDILVKLLAIVDDFDRALAEHKKQEKTPELDAWLKGFEMIGKGLYKFLGTMHVSEIEQMQAFDPMLHEAIAQVDMPDVTSGDIVDVVQKGFMFGDEVLRPAKVTVAK; this comes from the coding sequence ATGGAATCAAATAACAACGCACCTGAAATGAATGAAAAAGCAGCTTGTTACCTAGAAAATGATACACAAAATGAGCCGGCAGAATTTCAAGAATCAGCTTCTGAAAGCGCAACAGAGCAAACTGAACACAATGAAGAGTTACAGGCTCAGTTAGATGCATGTAAAGTTGAGTCTCATGAATGGAAAAATAAGTTTATGCTTATTTCTGCTGATATGCAAAATTATAAACGACGCATTGAAAAAGAACAGTCTATGTGGACACGTCGTGCACAAGAAGATATTCTTGTGAAATTATTGGCAATTGTAGATGATTTTGATCGGGCATTAGCTGAACATAAAAAACAGGAAAAAACTCCTGAATTAGATGCTTGGCTTAAAGGTTTTGAAATGATTGGTAAAGGTTTGTATAAATTTCTTGGCACCATGCATGTCAGTGAAATTGAACAAATGCAAGCATTTGATCCTATGCTGCATGAAGCTATTGCACAGGTTGATATGCCGGATGTTACTTCAGGCGATATTGTTGATGTTGTACAAAAAGGGTTTATGTTTGGCGATGAGGTGTTGCGTCCTGCAAAAGTAACCGTTGCAAAATAA
- a CDS encoding metal ABC transporter ATP-binding protein, whose product MRPIISIENLTVTYHEKVLLWCIHAKIMPGNIVGIMGPNGAGKSTLLKTMIGTLKPFAGTISFFGQTFKKHALKIAYIPQRSEVDWDFPITVKEVVMMGRYGHIGWFGSPQQTDYDHVSNALEMVNMQYLADRHIAELSGGQQQRVFLARALAQQSEIYLLDEPFIGIDTTTEKAIMNVLKQLRNEGKTIVIVHHDLQTVENYFDQLLLLNVKQTAFGPVNQIYNQEIIQQTYAQHTGRL is encoded by the coding sequence ATGCGCCCAATCATTTCAATAGAAAATCTCACCGTTACCTATCACGAAAAGGTACTTTTGTGGTGCATACATGCAAAAATAATGCCTGGCAACATTGTTGGCATTATGGGACCAAATGGCGCAGGAAAATCAACGTTACTCAAAACGATGATCGGCACCTTAAAACCGTTCGCCGGCACAATTTCATTTTTTGGACAAACATTTAAAAAACATGCATTGAAAATTGCTTATATTCCTCAACGCAGTGAAGTTGACTGGGATTTTCCTATCACAGTAAAAGAAGTGGTCATGATGGGACGCTACGGACATATCGGTTGGTTTGGATCGCCGCAACAAACTGATTATGATCATGTATCCAATGCCCTTGAAATGGTTAACATGCAATATTTGGCAGATCGACATATTGCTGAACTTTCCGGCGGCCAACAACAACGTGTATTTTTAGCTCGTGCATTGGCACAACAATCTGAAATTTATCTACTCGATGAACCGTTCATTGGCATTGATACAACAACCGAAAAAGCGATAATGAACGTCTTAAAACAGTTACGCAACGAAGGCAAAACTATTGTTATCGTGCATCATGATTTGCAAACAGTAGAGAACTATTTTGACCAACTATTATTATTAAATGTAAAACAAACTGCATTTGGTCCAGTTAATCAAATATATAATCAAGAAATCATACAACAAACCTACGCACAACATACAGGCAGACTATGA
- a CDS encoding CDP-alcohol phosphatidyltransferase family protein: MSYKRMQWQKLKKIHIRLFRDIPAHELRITIPTMLTILRIVFVPCIIVSMFMQQWGMAFLFFLTASITDFLDGNLARLWNEKTFLGACLDPIADKLLLISFFFTLVFIKTPLFSVPLWFVLLVLLKELIVIFGAMFILFSGRHLDVRPTWLGKSTTVVQMVFIIWLFACYYFHWVPVKTYYSMLAIMLLMVFLSFVQYIRIGFKQTAISS, translated from the coding sequence ATGTCATACAAGCGAATGCAGTGGCAAAAATTAAAAAAAATTCATATTAGATTATTTCGGGATATTCCGGCGCATGAATTGCGTATTACTATTCCTACTATGTTGACTATTTTGCGTATTGTTTTTGTGCCTTGTATTATCGTTTCTATGTTTATGCAGCAGTGGGGAATGGCTTTTTTGTTCTTTTTGACCGCTTCAATTACTGATTTTTTAGATGGTAACTTGGCTCGCTTATGGAATGAAAAGACATTTTTGGGCGCTTGTTTGGATCCGATTGCTGATAAACTGCTACTTATAAGTTTTTTCTTTACGCTTGTTTTTATTAAAACGCCACTTTTTTCTGTTCCGTTATGGTTTGTATTATTGGTCTTGCTTAAAGAGTTGATAGTAATTTTTGGTGCAATGTTTATTTTATTTAGCGGGCGTCATTTGGATGTGCGGCCTACTTGGCTTGGCAAATCTACTACTGTGGTGCAAATGGTCTTTATTATATGGTTATTTGCCTGTTACTATTTTCATTGGGTGCCGGTAAAGACCTATTATTCAATGTTGGCAATTATGCTTTTAATGGTTTTTTTGTCATTTGTACAATATATTCGTATAGGCTTTAAACAAACAGCGATTTCATCGTGA
- the ssb gene encoding single-stranded DNA-binding protein, with product MAAGYNRVVMVGNLTRDPEYKQLSSGQAVCRLGLASNRQYRNRQSGDMVQEVCFVDIDVWGAQAESCHQYLQKGRPVLVEGRLKFDSWEDQNGQTRSRHTVVADRVVFLSAQEFSPAERVEQSSNQANQQLNPNDPVEKKLMDQIDDIKAKVSKKAAASKVEKAQAPKTGEIDFKDEPPFQDDLPF from the coding sequence ATGGCTGCCGGTTACAATCGTGTTGTTATGGTTGGTAATTTAACGCGTGATCCTGAGTACAAACAGCTTTCATCGGGACAAGCAGTTTGTCGTTTAGGCCTTGCGTCAAATCGTCAATACAGAAATCGTCAATCAGGTGATATGGTACAAGAAGTATGTTTTGTTGATATTGATGTGTGGGGAGCACAAGCTGAAAGTTGCCACCAATATTTGCAAAAAGGACGACCAGTATTAGTTGAAGGACGTTTGAAGTTTGACTCATGGGAAGATCAAAATGGTCAAACACGTTCTCGTCATACAGTTGTTGCTGATCGCGTAGTGTTTTTATCAGCTCAAGAGTTTTCGCCAGCCGAACGTGTTGAGCAATCATCAAATCAAGCGAATCAACAATTGAATCCTAATGATCCGGTTGAAAAAAAGTTAATGGATCAAATTGATGATATTAAAGCAAAAGTGAGCAAAAAAGCTGCTGCATCTAAAGTAGAAAAAGCACAAGCGCCAAAGACAGGAGAGATTGATTTTAAAGATGAGCCTCCATTTCAGGATGATCTTCCTTTTTAA
- a CDS encoding metal ABC transporter permease: MNIVDVQIITIALLVAYACTLPGIFLTLRGMALMSDAISHAILPGIVIMFLCTHNLHSPFLTIAASCTGIVTVLLTESLIATKCLKEDAAIGLVFPLFFSVGIILICLYARTVHLDIDMVIMGEIIFAPFDTLYIHGYPAGPHALWNMIVILLINSLFVALCYKELQITTFNKGLASALGFSPLIIQYILMCLTSITCVGTFDIVGSIVVVALIIGPASTAYLISRTLHRMIHISFVAATLSVLLGYIFAYTLDVSIAGSIATMNGLLFLSALLFAPKRGLCAQYISNTKERKQHAMRLLCSYIKYHNACTFDQLADDMQWSHKKCSGIVQYALKEKFILQHENKLIVSKDGLTFLKHALPDNAIV, translated from the coding sequence ATGAATATTGTCGACGTTCAAATTATCACGATTGCCCTTTTGGTTGCCTACGCTTGTACATTGCCCGGTATTTTTTTAACGCTGCGTGGCATGGCACTTATGAGTGATGCAATAAGTCATGCAATTCTTCCCGGTATTGTCATTATGTTTTTATGCACGCACAATCTACATTCACCTTTTTTGACAATTGCCGCATCATGTACCGGAATTGTAACTGTACTCCTGACCGAATCGCTTATTGCAACTAAATGTCTCAAAGAAGATGCTGCTATCGGATTAGTATTTCCCCTCTTTTTCTCTGTTGGTATTATCTTGATCTGTTTATATGCACGTACCGTACATTTGGATATTGATATGGTCATCATGGGAGAAATTATTTTTGCTCCATTCGACACATTATATATACATGGTTATCCAGCTGGACCACACGCATTATGGAACATGATTGTCATTTTATTAATCAATAGTTTATTCGTTGCATTATGCTACAAAGAACTTCAAATAACTACGTTTAACAAAGGACTTGCATCTGCATTGGGATTTTCTCCCTTAATTATACAATACATTTTGATGTGCTTAACTAGCATTACCTGTGTTGGTACATTTGATATTGTAGGCTCTATAGTTGTTGTGGCTTTGATAATCGGACCTGCTTCAACTGCATATTTAATATCAAGAACGCTTCATCGTATGATACATATCAGCTTTGTTGCTGCAACTTTATCCGTATTGCTTGGATATATTTTTGCATATACTCTTGATGTTTCTATTGCAGGATCTATAGCTACGATGAATGGATTACTTTTTTTAAGTGCTTTATTATTTGCACCAAAACGTGGTTTATGTGCTCAATATATATCAAACACCAAAGAACGAAAACAACATGCAATGCGCCTTTTGTGCTCTTATATTAAATATCATAATGCATGCACATTTGATCAATTAGCCGATGATATGCAATGGAGCCATAAAAAATGCTCCGGCATTGTGCAATACGCACTCAAAGAAAAATTCATCTTACAGCATGAAAATAAACTCATTGTAAGTAAAGATGGTTTGACATTCCTTAAACATGCATTACCGGATAATGCCATCGTCTAA